In Leptospiraceae bacterium, one DNA window encodes the following:
- a CDS encoding bacteriohemerythrin, with protein MEFIEWSNELEIGITKVDDQHQCLVSLINRVHELVAHGHERKKLGEIFSELIDYTIEHFQDEEFIMAEIGYPDLEKHKKQHNGLTRQVLELQKSFRDGSATISYEVLDFLSQWLVSHIMNSDKKIVEYQKTLESNNPFPLPVVTSAKSDSLDSFLLEAQFGIDIEAIEKTLQENGGITFNQAQSLIDALKKKEKTPYLKPKFQCKYYQEQENTFTCALSKPISRMLPNEYIQLLEVESIADIAERSYKYANLTVLFADLRNFTSIAEDSTAEETFALLNDYYNILEPAIRKHSGFVDKYVGDAVVGVFTESSIAAIHAGIYIVRAMNKFNEIRRTKQKEGITAGIGIHRDRILVGSLGNNNRMEISVIGDGVNLASRIETLTKVYKVPLIVSGDSLTDGGMSGNSLFTREIDNVRVKGREKPITLFEVLNTDSQEILEKKIQSMNLYDEALSLFKCGKFQDAIASFIECGKICPEDEIPEIYIRRCSTLLRVPPGDDWTGVTTL; from the coding sequence ATGGAATTTATAGAATGGTCAAACGAATTAGAAATAGGAATAACTAAAGTAGATGATCAGCATCAATGCTTGGTTAGCTTGATCAATCGTGTTCACGAACTTGTGGCTCACGGACATGAGAGGAAAAAATTAGGAGAGATATTTTCTGAGCTTATAGACTACACAATCGAACATTTTCAAGATGAAGAATTTATTATGGCAGAAATTGGTTATCCTGATTTAGAAAAACATAAGAAGCAACACAATGGGCTTACTCGCCAAGTACTCGAATTGCAGAAAAGTTTTCGAGATGGAAGTGCTACGATCTCTTATGAAGTTTTGGATTTTTTGAGTCAGTGGCTTGTGTCGCATATTATGAATTCTGACAAAAAAATAGTAGAATATCAGAAGACTTTAGAATCCAACAATCCCTTCCCACTTCCTGTTGTTACTTCAGCAAAAAGTGATAGCTTGGACTCATTTCTCTTGGAAGCACAATTTGGTATAGATATTGAAGCTATTGAAAAAACTCTTCAGGAAAATGGGGGGATTACTTTTAATCAAGCTCAGTCTTTGATTGATGCACTGAAAAAAAAAGAGAAGACACCATATCTAAAACCTAAGTTTCAATGCAAATACTATCAAGAACAAGAAAATACTTTTACTTGTGCATTATCGAAACCTATTTCAAGGATGCTCCCAAATGAGTATATACAATTATTAGAAGTTGAGTCTATTGCCGATATTGCTGAACGCAGTTACAAATACGCTAATTTGACAGTTTTGTTTGCAGACCTTAGAAATTTTACGAGCATTGCAGAAGATTCAACTGCAGAAGAAACTTTTGCTTTGCTAAATGATTACTACAATATTTTAGAGCCTGCAATTCGTAAGCACTCGGGATTTGTGGATAAGTATGTAGGAGACGCAGTTGTTGGAGTTTTTACGGAAAGTAGTATTGCCGCAATTCATGCCGGAATCTACATCGTTCGAGCAATGAATAAATTTAATGAAATTCGTAGAACAAAACAAAAAGAAGGAATTACCGCCGGTATAGGGATTCATCGAGACCGAATCTTAGTCGGCTCTCTTGGAAATAACAACAGGATGGAAATTTCTGTAATTGGAGATGGTGTAAACCTTGCATCCAGAATTGAAACTTTAACTAAAGTTTACAAAGTTCCATTAATTGTAAGTGGAGATTCTTTAACAGATGGAGGAATGTCAGGAAACTCTTTATTTACAAGAGAGATAGATAATGTTCGAGTGAAAGGCAGAGAGAAACCAATTACTTTGTTTGAAGTATTGAATACCGACTCTCAAGAAATTTTAGAAAAAAAGATTCAGTCTATGAATTTGTATGACGAAGCTCTAAGTCTTTTTAAGTGCGGAAAGTTTCAAGATGCTATTGCCTCTTTCATCGAATGTGGTAAAATTTGTCCTGAAGATGAAATTCCCGAAATATATATTCGTCGTTGCAGCACACTACTTCGAGTTCCACCTGGAGATGATTGGACTGGAGTAACTACGCTTTAG
- a CDS encoding DUF1554 domain-containing protein, producing the protein MKFFKILSWFVFFFHFACRLEPETMRKVELEDLLFPEGILGNPAVPIQYSILVSSPVLGYTLKNGGTDTVTVKLSSQPTETVTMPVSVSNISQVSVSTSSLSFTPINWNSPQIVTVAGLEDFNYGVAENFTINIGPTISADPNYNGLSMNSIIMSNRDFRKLIFQTGDLGLGGNFGGISGADSICNSYVSKPANTGTYKAMIVLTGVRIASVTANAGDGQIDWVLRPNQFYTRPDGTPITTTNSVGLHDFASNLTNSFGTNATAVRMGLNNTNDWTGGGGCLNWTSNNGGDWGAFAFPQTTNSQALFGGNLSCTPTNPSSLLCVQQ; encoded by the coding sequence ATGAAGTTTTTTAAAATCTTATCATGGTTTGTATTTTTTTTTCACTTCGCTTGTAGGTTAGAGCCGGAAACAATGCGAAAAGTCGAGTTGGAGGATCTGTTATTCCCAGAAGGAATACTTGGGAATCCAGCCGTACCTATACAATATTCAATTTTGGTTAGCTCTCCGGTATTGGGTTATACACTCAAAAATGGTGGTACAGATACTGTTACTGTTAAACTGTCGAGTCAACCAACTGAAACAGTCACTATGCCAGTTTCAGTTTCTAATATATCTCAAGTATCCGTTTCAACTTCTTCTTTGAGCTTTACACCAATCAATTGGAATTCTCCACAAATCGTCACAGTTGCAGGGCTCGAAGATTTCAACTATGGGGTCGCAGAAAATTTTACTATCAATATTGGACCGACTATAAGTGCTGATCCAAATTATAATGGTTTGTCTATGAACAGTATTATCATGTCAAACCGCGACTTTAGAAAGTTAATCTTTCAAACGGGCGATTTAGGCTTAGGAGGAAACTTCGGAGGTATATCTGGAGCAGATTCCATCTGTAACTCTTATGTTTCCAAGCCTGCTAATACAGGAACTTATAAAGCAATGATTGTCTTGACAGGTGTAAGAATAGCATCTGTGACAGCCAATGCAGGAGATGGTCAGATTGACTGGGTTTTAAGACCCAATCAATTCTATACCAGACCCGACGGAACACCGATCACTACTACGAATTCAGTCGGACTTCATGACTTTGCTTCCAATCTTACAAATTCCTTTGGAACCAATGCTACTGCGGTCAGGATGGGTTTGAATAACACTAATGATTGGACGGGAGGCGGCGGATGCTTAAATTGGACCAGTAATAATGGAGGAGACTGGGGAGCTTTTGCATTTCCCCAGACTACGAATTCTCAGGCACTTTTTGGAGGAAACTTGTCTTGTACTCCTACAAATCCCAGTAGTTTATTATGTGTTCAGCAGTGA
- a CDS encoding type II toxin-antitoxin system RelE/ParE family toxin, with the protein MILSFYDEETKAIWEGSFSKKIKLPTNLHNIARRKLRMIYAATIVETLKLPPGNQLEKLTGNRNGQFSIRINSQWRICFNWSEGNACDVEICDYH; encoded by the coding sequence GTGATATTATCTTTTTATGATGAGGAAACAAAAGCTATTTGGGAAGGCTCTTTCAGCAAGAAAATCAAACTCCCTACTAATTTACATAATATAGCAAGGCGAAAACTCAGAATGATTTATGCGGCAACTATTGTCGAAACGTTAAAGCTTCCTCCTGGAAATCAATTAGAAAAACTTACAGGAAATCGAAATGGGCAATTTAGTATCAGAATTAATTCTCAGTGGAGAATTTGTTTTAACTGGTCGGAGGGAAATGCTTGTGATGTGGAAATTTGCGATTATCATTAA
- a CDS encoding HigA family addiction module antidote protein encodes MKTLKNIHPGEILKEDFLDPMGISIYKLALETGLTQTRLGHIVKGNRSITAETALKLSKFFNMEAQFWLNLQNLYDLEEASKKFLKEIKKIKPMTSIEKIAI; translated from the coding sequence ATGAAAACTCTTAAAAATATTCATCCGGGTGAAATCTTAAAGGAAGATTTTTTAGATCCAATGGGAATTTCTATTTATAAACTTGCATTAGAAACAGGACTAACACAGACTAGACTTGGACATATTGTCAAAGGCAATCGTTCAATTACTGCCGAAACAGCTTTGAAATTATCAAAATTCTTTAACATGGAAGCTCAGTTTTGGTTAAACCTACAAAATTTGTATGATCTTGAAGAGGCTAGCAAAAAATTTTTAAAAGAAATAAAAAAAATAAAGCCAATGACTTCCATTGAAAAAATTGCCATTTAA
- the cas4 gene encoding CRISPR-associated protein Cas4 — MFEDNITISEIRQYFFCPRIPWYSANQIQPIRENIWMEQGEAYHNKRESLLKKKLLKKFSSDYQIQYKVKVHSNDLQIYGIADAIIFSGNCVFPVEFKMNFKSISKGIFFQLIGYGVSAKEMYSLEMNSGFIISGKNAKMIEIKFNDNDIAVFKDTILTIRDIKNSGLLPDSSASAEKCLQCEYINFCNDRNY, encoded by the coding sequence ATGTTTGAAGACAATATTACTATATCAGAAATTAGGCAATATTTTTTTTGTCCAAGAATTCCTTGGTACAGTGCAAATCAAATTCAGCCTATAAGAGAAAATATCTGGATGGAGCAAGGAGAAGCCTATCATAATAAAAGAGAATCTCTTCTGAAAAAAAAATTATTAAAAAAATTTTCGAGCGATTATCAAATTCAATATAAAGTAAAAGTTCACTCCAATGATCTTCAGATTTATGGAATTGCAGATGCAATTATTTTTTCAGGAAACTGTGTCTTCCCTGTTGAGTTTAAAATGAATTTTAAATCTATTTCAAAAGGAATATTTTTTCAGCTAATTGGATATGGGGTTTCTGCGAAAGAAATGTATTCTTTAGAAATGAACTCAGGGTTTATTATTTCCGGTAAAAATGCCAAAATGATTGAAATAAAATTCAACGATAACGATATAGCTGTTTTTAAAGATACAATTCTTACAATAAGAGACATTAAAAATTCAGGTCTTTTGCCAGATAGCTCTGCAAGCGCAGAAAAATGTTTACAGTGTGAATATATTAATTTTTGTAATGACAGAAATTATTAA
- the cas2 gene encoding CRISPR-associated endonuclease Cas2 has protein sequence MYIEIIVCYDISSNKSRRKLVKELKDMGLSNIQESVFWGRVLNAEISSIKRIFTEILDKEFDRAFLVKTNFSKQAIEYSFGYKDVKNFQERDYEIV, from the coding sequence ATGTATATTGAAATAATCGTTTGTTATGACATAAGCTCAAATAAAAGTAGAAGGAAGTTAGTGAAAGAGTTGAAAGATATGGGACTTTCTAATATTCAAGAATCGGTATTTTGGGGAAGAGTCTTGAATGCAGAGATAAGCTCGATTAAAAGAATTTTCACAGAAATATTAGATAAAGAATTCGATAGAGCTTTTTTGGTTAAGACAAATTTTTCTAAACAGGCAATCGAATATAGTTTTGGATATAAAGACGTAAAAAATTTTCAAGAAAGAGACTATGAGATAGTATAA
- the cas1 gene encoding CRISPR-associated endonuclease Cas1: MRHLTVLTNGCFIGLESKRLIIKEKNTIIGDYPISKLKSVQVAGSGTSFSSNLLQELSLRGVSFFILDFRSIPILSLSGIRQHAVVELRKKQFQFAETERVAELCLKIVQGKLHSQRAVLLYFLKSKNLEMEKKESLNKSIQGIEKSITELKNTEWLKFSNWKEKLMGFEGSAAHFYFQSLRISELLPESFQSRTGRGALDVTNQSLNFGYSILMSYIWNAVIKSGLEPYLGFYHVERPGRPSLILDIMEEYRAWVVDRSVIKLRHIFNKEKILTVEIKKRLIEEIHETFSKKYQFSGKKLKLETILQRQVYRLCSFIYGKKKYKSIRFKW; this comes from the coding sequence ATGAGACACCTCACTGTTCTTACTAATGGTTGCTTTATTGGCTTGGAGAGTAAAAGGTTAATCATAAAAGAAAAAAACACAATAATTGGTGATTACCCGATTTCAAAACTTAAATCAGTACAAGTTGCCGGATCGGGAACATCGTTTTCTTCTAACTTATTACAGGAACTATCACTGAGGGGAGTTTCATTTTTTATTTTAGATTTTCGGTCAATTCCTATATTATCACTTTCAGGAATAAGACAACACGCTGTAGTTGAACTAAGAAAAAAACAATTTCAATTTGCTGAGACTGAGAGAGTTGCAGAGCTTTGCTTAAAAATTGTTCAAGGAAAATTGCATAGTCAAAGAGCAGTTTTGTTGTACTTTTTAAAATCTAAAAATTTAGAAATGGAAAAAAAAGAATCTTTGAATAAATCAATCCAAGGAATAGAAAAATCTATAACTGAGTTAAAAAATACAGAATGGCTAAAATTTTCTAATTGGAAAGAGAAACTTATGGGTTTTGAAGGAAGCGCTGCCCATTTTTATTTTCAATCTTTAAGAATATCCGAGTTATTGCCAGAAAGTTTTCAATCAAGAACGGGGAGAGGGGCATTGGATGTTACGAATCAATCTTTAAATTTTGGATATTCGATTTTAATGTCGTATATCTGGAATGCAGTAATTAAGTCTGGTTTAGAGCCTTATTTGGGGTTTTACCATGTAGAAAGACCCGGGAGACCTTCCCTCATTTTAGATATTATGGAAGAATACAGAGCATGGGTCGTCGATAGAAGTGTAATTAAGTTAAGGCATATTTTTAACAAAGAGAAAATACTAACAGTAGAAATTAAAAAAAGATTAATAGAAGAAATCCATGAAACTTTTTCAAAGAAATATCAGTTTTCTGGAAAAAAATTAAAATTAGAAACAATACTTCAAAGACAAGTGTATAGGCTTTGTAGTTTTATTTACGGCAAGAAAAAATATAAATCTATTCGCTTCAAATGGTGA
- the cas9 gene encoding type II-B CRISPR-associated RNA-guided endonuclease Cas9/Csx12, whose translation MKNYISPISLDLGALNTGAVFTHFIEGEEPDSHNGVTFVLAPNDFQVSQSNRLVNRHRMRGEQRRKLAKRLFFLILEEEYGLTQKENKLWEFIRGLLNRRGFTYIQEEGENDTVETIEIPIEFAKFIFPEQFKKIKSNQNDTIVQYIHDKANGEEKDAISFWKTLRDEKVESRLKEFQEDFSESYTTNECKKFLSRIREISDRLIKEFELGNKHRKKYFEEIYLDLKEFQLDEDDPDFSPKKKPIEELLSSAKKKISLEEFYKLIGHISNLQLRVLRKYFNDKKMSEKDYWDKDRLKKYFILWLKSWHIKKDSTEKENQYRLIYQAEKENKDIFLLFFENSPETTIPPYEDQNNRRPPKCQNLLLSEKILNQNYSGWKEVTNIILREKKDDYGLINIPELIERYKSGNSNLSICTESISLQRILEKSISLDNFKIRQNVRMKSLTNEELNNKYSKNELKLAEDGLNRLKSILSESQIELLFNIANSFYREIQEARAGYWNENSSMLQKCESKPRHKSKSKKELVSQILGIKLNEEEMQKFIEKVWMTSVKGKSTVKSLCKGIEDYRKKYGNLFSEYYSGFEKRLYAISKSNNVELNESFKILKSDIEEKIRSEKSERYIENLHRNLDDYKEFVSIHEKVTLISEIIGKHFSFNQTQVSRFENPFSLAQLSNIIDGEQHGFSNICFACQKENSWRGEIIMDSANATQLTSDTGRPFDGQLDRILKRLSIEITKEKFSQLESHFQNGDNLEIPILMENNQFSFTEELNNLKGASKKAKEKVKRGIEKFHDRLISKEERIKKDSGGLCPYTGEKIGKNGEIDHIYPRSKTIGTVFNSELNLIYTSQMGNQKKGNKLYSLKNIHENFLNKHFKTSEVPKVKEKIKNCIDKVVEKNKIISQKFIIPDRLENFERLCFKLAMFDDDLRNRVSGNLQTHSRALVNGTQVWLFKLLKRELQKQIQKKYPKSEVKILPYYFGTREDDFALSGYRKKLSTLNPNYEKQENQPEPSHIVDATMVFAHALTLSSLGRLSLKSPLIKDNTIEDGKWLESLLPEEIKIKNIKRKLKYRKENPESSSLFKAGMFSERFLSILVNEKGIRFGFTGKKSGKFIDKKFNQIVFEKLKPFLLYKSNPVTENLEHYLKLEKNPKYSILKIHRDKAKEYLQRCPKEDEIGNYLESLRYMTQNKNIFDDKGNFTPPEVNSKEKFIVKIGKEKISEFEIQMPYLDEWKKLSLLLKTEKDPEKKIEIAKKYFHEEKIKNPNRHGKTSRKLSLPIKKEPSGGFRIRRKDPFNNFVYQIHEGETQNLGFSKESENINFKNSVLHPIYNSKNVTPYKLEEKGSYQEIVYFDEWRKLQISDDQQKAGIVSIDMAPGTKSRCYLQVIIQRKNFDEIVFASNSSKLEFYKLKTSGKKDSDDFQNLSDFLKKEIADQRDFIKILHINQTEVKLEYTVNGFPSSLKNLYDKGEKINL comes from the coding sequence ATGAAAAACTATATCTCACCTATTTCTTTGGACTTAGGAGCTTTAAACACAGGTGCAGTATTCACTCACTTTATAGAAGGCGAAGAGCCTGATTCTCACAATGGAGTTACTTTTGTGCTGGCTCCAAACGATTTTCAGGTATCGCAAAGTAACAGACTTGTAAATCGTCATCGGATGAGAGGAGAGCAAAGAAGAAAATTAGCAAAAAGACTTTTTTTTCTGATTTTAGAAGAAGAATATGGGTTAACTCAAAAAGAAAATAAGTTATGGGAATTCATCCGTGGATTATTGAACAGAAGAGGATTCACCTATATACAAGAGGAAGGAGAAAATGATACAGTCGAAACCATTGAAATCCCGATTGAATTTGCAAAATTTATTTTTCCAGAACAGTTTAAGAAAATCAAGTCAAATCAAAACGATACTATCGTGCAATACATTCATGATAAGGCAAATGGTGAAGAAAAAGATGCGATTTCCTTTTGGAAGACATTAAGAGATGAAAAAGTAGAATCAAGACTAAAAGAATTTCAAGAAGATTTTTCTGAATCCTACACTACAAATGAGTGCAAAAAATTTCTTTCTCGAATTCGAGAAATTTCAGACCGCTTAATTAAAGAATTTGAATTAGGGAATAAGCACAGAAAAAAGTATTTTGAAGAGATCTATTTAGATCTAAAAGAGTTTCAATTAGACGAAGATGATCCTGATTTTTCTCCAAAGAAAAAACCCATAGAGGAATTACTATCTTCGGCAAAGAAAAAAATTTCCTTAGAGGAATTTTACAAACTAATCGGACATATATCTAACCTACAATTAAGGGTTCTTAGAAAATATTTTAATGATAAAAAAATGTCAGAAAAAGATTACTGGGATAAAGACAGATTAAAAAAATATTTTATATTATGGTTAAAAAGCTGGCATATCAAAAAAGACTCAACTGAAAAAGAAAATCAGTATAGACTTATTTATCAAGCTGAAAAAGAAAACAAAGATATTTTTCTTCTCTTTTTTGAAAATAGTCCAGAAACTACAATTCCACCTTACGAAGACCAAAATAACCGCAGACCTCCAAAGTGTCAAAATTTGCTCCTTTCAGAAAAAATATTAAACCAAAATTATTCTGGTTGGAAAGAAGTTACAAACATAATTTTAAGAGAAAAGAAAGATGATTATGGGTTAATCAATATTCCGGAACTGATAGAAAGATATAAGTCTGGAAATTCTAATCTATCTATTTGTACAGAATCGATTTCACTGCAAAGAATTTTAGAAAAATCGATCAGTCTTGATAATTTCAAAATTCGACAAAATGTGAGAATGAAGTCTTTAACCAATGAAGAGTTAAACAATAAGTATTCAAAAAATGAGTTAAAATTAGCCGAAGATGGTTTGAATAGATTAAAATCAATCCTTTCTGAATCCCAAATTGAACTTCTGTTTAACATAGCAAATAGTTTCTATAGAGAAATTCAAGAAGCAAGGGCCGGCTATTGGAATGAAAATTCATCCATGCTGCAAAAATGTGAATCAAAACCAAGACACAAATCTAAATCTAAAAAAGAATTAGTCTCACAAATACTAGGAATAAAACTCAATGAAGAGGAAATGCAAAAATTCATTGAGAAAGTATGGATGACAAGCGTAAAAGGAAAGTCAACCGTAAAATCCTTGTGCAAAGGAATTGAGGATTACAGGAAAAAATACGGAAATCTTTTTAGTGAATACTATTCTGGATTCGAGAAAAGACTCTACGCAATTTCTAAATCCAATAATGTAGAGCTTAACGAATCTTTTAAAATTCTTAAATCTGACATAGAAGAAAAAATACGTTCAGAAAAAAGTGAGAGATATATAGAAAACCTACATAGAAACTTAGATGATTATAAAGAGTTTGTTTCTATCCACGAAAAGGTAACTCTCATTTCCGAAATAATAGGAAAACATTTTTCTTTTAATCAGACACAAGTTTCAAGGTTTGAAAATCCATTTTCTCTTGCACAGCTTTCTAATATTATAGACGGAGAACAGCACGGGTTTTCCAATATTTGCTTTGCCTGCCAAAAAGAAAATTCATGGAGAGGAGAAATCATCATGGATTCGGCAAATGCAACACAACTAACGTCCGACACGGGGAGACCCTTTGACGGACAACTCGACCGAATCTTAAAAAGACTGTCCATCGAAATTACAAAAGAAAAATTCAGTCAATTAGAAAGTCACTTTCAAAATGGAGACAATTTGGAAATACCAATTTTAATGGAAAATAACCAATTTTCATTTACTGAAGAATTAAATAATTTAAAAGGAGCTTCTAAAAAGGCAAAAGAAAAAGTTAAAAGAGGAATAGAAAAATTTCATGATAGACTAATTTCAAAAGAAGAAAGGATTAAAAAGGATTCTGGCGGCTTGTGCCCTTATACAGGTGAGAAGATCGGAAAAAATGGAGAAATCGACCATATCTACCCTCGCTCAAAAACAATCGGGACTGTATTCAATTCAGAGTTAAATCTAATCTATACAAGTCAGATGGGAAATCAAAAAAAAGGAAACAAATTATACTCCTTAAAAAATATACATGAAAACTTCTTGAATAAACATTTTAAGACAAGTGAAGTTCCCAAGGTAAAAGAAAAAATTAAAAATTGTATAGATAAAGTAGTAGAGAAAAATAAAATAATTTCTCAAAAATTTATCATTCCTGACAGGTTAGAAAACTTTGAGAGACTTTGTTTTAAGTTGGCGATGTTTGACGATGATCTAAGAAATAGAGTGAGTGGAAATCTACAAACCCATTCCAGAGCTTTGGTAAATGGAACACAGGTTTGGTTGTTTAAACTATTAAAAAGGGAATTACAAAAACAAATTCAAAAAAAGTATCCAAAATCAGAAGTTAAGATTTTACCTTATTATTTTGGAACTAGGGAAGACGACTTTGCATTAAGTGGTTATCGAAAAAAACTTTCAACATTGAATCCAAACTATGAAAAACAGGAAAATCAACCTGAGCCAAGCCATATAGTGGACGCTACAATGGTATTTGCTCATGCTCTAACCCTAAGCTCACTTGGAAGACTATCTCTAAAAAGTCCATTGATTAAAGATAATACTATCGAAGACGGGAAATGGTTAGAGAGTCTTTTACCGGAAGAAATAAAAATCAAAAATATTAAAAGAAAATTAAAGTACAGAAAAGAAAACCCAGAAAGTTCCTCCTTATTTAAAGCAGGGATGTTTTCAGAAAGATTTTTAAGTATATTAGTAAATGAAAAAGGAATTCGGTTTGGATTTACAGGCAAAAAGTCCGGTAAATTTATAGATAAAAAATTTAACCAAATAGTGTTTGAAAAGTTAAAACCTTTCCTGCTGTATAAATCCAACCCTGTAACAGAAAATCTTGAACACTACTTAAAACTAGAAAAAAATCCAAAGTATTCTATTTTAAAAATACACCGAGATAAAGCAAAAGAGTATCTTCAAAGATGTCCTAAAGAAGATGAAATAGGAAATTATTTAGAATCTTTGAGGTATATGACCCAAAATAAAAACATATTTGACGACAAAGGAAATTTTACTCCCCCGGAAGTAAATTCAAAAGAAAAATTTATTGTAAAAATCGGTAAAGAAAAAATTTCGGAATTTGAAATTCAGATGCCTTACTTAGACGAATGGAAGAAACTTAGCCTACTTCTTAAAACAGAGAAAGACCCGGAAAAGAAAATTGAAATTGCCAAAAAGTATTTTCATGAGGAAAAAATAAAAAATCCAAATAGACATGGTAAAACATCCAGAAAGCTTTCTCTGCCTATTAAAAAAGAGCCTTCGGGAGGGTTTAGAATTCGTCGTAAAGACCCATTCAATAATTTTGTCTATCAAATACATGAAGGAGAAACACAAAATTTAGGATTCTCGAAAGAGTCAGAAAATATTAATTTTAAAAATAGTGTGCTTCATCCCATTTACAATTCTAAAAATGTAACTCCGTACAAATTAGAAGAAAAAGGAAGTTACCAAGAAATTGTATATTTTGACGAATGGAGAAAATTACAAATTTCAGATGACCAACAAAAAGCAGGTATTGTATCGATTGATATGGCACCCGGTACTAAGTCCAGATGTTATTTGCAAGTAATCATTCAAAGAAAAAACTTTGATGAGATAGTCTTTGCCTCTAATTCTTCAAAACTTGAATTTTACAAACTAAAAACTTCCGGTAAAAAGGACTCTGATGATTTTCAAAATTTAAGTGATTTTTTAAAAAAGGAAATTGCTGACCAAAGAGATTTTATTAAAATTTTGCATATAAATCAAACCGAAGTGAAATTAGAATACACGGTAAATGGTTTCCCTTCTTCCTTAAAAAATTTGTATGACAAAGGAGAAAAAATTAATTTATGA
- the rplM gene encoding 50S ribosomal protein L13, with protein MPLLSKQHRTPSLKKEEVQKNWFVVDASGKTLGRLTSFVASRIRGKHKPTFTPNQDCGDNIIVINASKIQVTGNKEEQKMYYQHSLYPGGLKATPFNVMIEKSPEKVILSAVKGMLPKSKLGDKMLTHCRVFAGEDHDLKSQKPVKLEF; from the coding sequence ATGCCACTTCTTTCAAAACAACATAGAACTCCTTCTTTAAAAAAAGAAGAAGTACAGAAAAATTGGTTCGTAGTTGACGCATCAGGGAAAACTCTTGGTCGATTGACTTCTTTCGTAGCTTCCAGAATCAGAGGAAAGCACAAGCCCACCTTTACTCCAAACCAAGATTGTGGAGATAATATTATAGTAATCAATGCTTCTAAAATTCAAGTCACCGGAAACAAAGAAGAACAAAAAATGTATTACCAACATTCTCTTTACCCGGGCGGATTGAAAGCTACTCCGTTTAATGTAATGATAGAAAAAAGTCCTGAGAAAGTAATTTTATCTGCTGTCAAAGGAATGCTGCCGAAGTCTAAATTGGGCGATAAAATGCTCACACATTGTAGAGTATTTGCAGGCGAAGATCACGATTTAAAATCTCAAAAACCGGTTAAGTTGGAATTCTAA
- the rpsI gene encoding 30S ribosomal protein S9: MAPKTKEIWSVGRRKTSIARAKLTDGTGKITVNHKTIKDFMGGLDNRVNEAIKPLTLIGATGKYDIMLNVHGGGYNGQIGAIRHALARALSNHLGTETKSSLKKEGFLTRDPRMVERKKYGKHKARRGTQFSKR, translated from the coding sequence ATGGCACCTAAAACTAAAGAAATTTGGAGTGTAGGAAGAAGGAAAACTTCTATTGCAAGAGCTAAGCTAACCGATGGAACAGGTAAGATAACTGTAAACCATAAAACTATTAAAGATTTTATGGGTGGGTTAGATAACCGAGTCAATGAAGCTATTAAACCATTAACTTTAATCGGTGCCACAGGCAAATACGATATTATGCTGAATGTTCATGGTGGTGGATATAACGGTCAAATTGGTGCAATTCGTCACGCATTAGCCAGAGCGTTATCAAATCATTTAGGAACTGAAACTAAGTCATCTCTAAAAAAAGAGGGCTTCCTTACTCGCGATCCGAGAATGGTTGAAAGAAAGAAATACGGTAAACACAAAGCGAGAAGGGGAACTCAGTTCTCAAAACGATAA